ATGCGCCGTCAGGAATCGCGCTGTTAGGTACGCAGCGAAGCTCGCGTGGCCAATCCCAAATCGGCTTGGCCCCCGCCCGGAGAAAAGGGCCGTCGCCAGCGTCCCCTCCACCAGTTCCGGTTCCACGGCGAACGGGCCGGCCGGAAGTAGCTCTGAACCTCCGGCCAGATCACCGGCCGCAAGGTCAGCGGCGCCTAGCTGCCCTTCGAGAACTACTCCGCTGCGACCGCAGAGCGTGAGCGCAGCGGCTATCCGAGAGGCAACCGCGAGGCGCTCAGCATCGCTCCCCGCCGGCCTGTGCTCGTCGGCCCGATCCCTGTCCGGCTCGCCAGCCAGGAGCAACAGACCGCGGTCGTAGAGGCTTCGCGCCCCTGTCGGCAGCCCACCCTGCGAGTACAGGCTTAGGAGGAGATCGAGTGTCAAGGGGAGCGTGGCCAGCGGACCGGCGCCCGCCCGGCGGACCGCTTCAACGAACGCTTCGCCATCGAAACCACGAGCGCTCGACAGCGCGATGATGTCCTCGTAGGACAACGGCAGCAGCTCAACGACATCGAAGGATCCCAAGGCAGCACGGAGCCCGTCGCTGAGGCTTGTCGACCAGTCCCCCGTACGGCAGCCGACGACCACACGGACCTCCGGGCGCTGGTTCACCGCCCTGATGACGTGCCGAAACAGCGCCTTCGGGGGGAGAGGGCATTCATCGACGCCGTCCAGCACCAGTGTGGGGCGCCCTGCAGCGGCCGATGCAGACACCGTTGGCTCCAGGAGCTCACGGAGCAGTCGCACGTCGGTGGCCTCGTCCAGGTGGACGAGGTTCACGCTCGGACCATCTCCGACGAGCCCCGCGATCGTCGTGCTCTTGCCAACCCCCGGCTCGCCGAGAACGGCGAGGGACTGCTCAGGATCCAGATCAGCGACGCTTCGCTTCCACGAAGAGGATGCCCACCAGGCGCTGTCTCTCCGAATCCCGTCATCGTCGATGCCGGGCTCTAGGTCGACCGAGGACTTCTCCTGGACGTCGACGACGAACCGTTGGACAGGCGACGTGAACAGCACGGCGGTCATCATCGCCCCAGGGGCTACGTTCCACCGCGCACGTCACCCGATGCGACACATTGACGCCGCGCGACGCGTGTCGTCCAGGTGCGGGTAGCTCGAGCGCGTCGGTGGCGTCGAAGTCGTGCGAGCTGCCTCCCTAGCGAACTACCACGGTCCTGACCTGAGCTGCGGAGGCGTCCGTCGAAGTCCTACTCCAGGGCGATCGCCTACTGCTCCTGCGCTTGGTGGTGCATCGCAGAATGCGGGTGATCCGTGTCGTGTGCGCGTCATGGGCATTGCATGGTGTCCTGAATGTAGCCAGCACGTCGAACCACTGGACGGGGTTGGTGGAGACCTACAGCCAGGACCGGCCCTAGCCTCAGGGACATGCGTGCTGTACAGATCACCCGCTTTGGCGGGCCCGAAGTCCTTGACGTCGTTGATCTGCCGGATCCGGATCCGGTTCCGGGGCTCGGTCAGCGGCTCTACGACGTGAGCTCCGCAGGAGTTAACTATGCCGACACCCACCAAGAGCAGGCGCTTCCCGTCACGGCCGCCGGATTCGGCAGCTAGCCACTGATCCCGAGTCGCACCGCCGTGTGCTGGCCGCCCGCCGGCAGGAGTCTGCCTCCCAAGCAAGCGCGGTGGCATGGCGAGCCTTGAATTAACGGATTTTGGCAACCGCTGCACGACCGAGGCAACAGCGGCTCAGGCCACAATGCCCCTGTGGCCAAGCGTGGAACCCATCGCGGCAAGGGCAAGGACGCCGGTCGCCGACCTCAGGTGGGAGCACGTTCGGTTCAGAGACCAGCCAACCCCGTGAGCGACTCGTCGACACGTCAGGCCGCGGATGCGCCAGCAGCTGCCCAGCTCGACGAGAAGTCCACCCTGGAGAAGCGTCGGCAGATGAGTCCCGCCGAGCTGTGGGCGAGCCTTCGACAAGGAGCGCGCAATGCAGCAGGCGTGACCTGGCAGATCAACGCTTGCGCGTACCTGCTCGTCGCATCACGCGCAGGACAACTGCCCTTCGTCGATCTGGTCCCCGAAGGGTACGAGGATGCGGACTGCGCCGCTGCCGGCGGATCCCGCACGTTCGCTCAAATGAAGGAACTTGACGCTGGCCAAGGCGAAATGGGCCCCGCAGCGCTGGCCGACGCTCTGGCGCACGCCGAGGCTAGCGCCCGTGGAGCGGAGATTGTTGTTCTCACGGATGGTTCGCTTGGGTCCAAGCTTTCATTCACCGGATGGACCTCGGTACTGGGTGACCAATCTGGCTCAGGGATTGAGCGAGTTTATGGAGGTCTGACCAAGAAAGGCCACGACGATGCGGCGGCACGAGGCATCTTGGCCCGCGCTCGTGTAGTGCACCTGCCCTACCGGGTGCGCCAGACAAGCGAATCTTTGTTGGCCGACGCTCTGGCCCTCCACCCCACTGTCGCCGGTCTGACAATTAGCCGACTCACGGAGGTGCTGGCGAAAGCGGCCGCCGACCAGCGCCGTACGACTAGCCGAACCGCGACTCGAGTGCGAGCGAGTGACCTCGACGCAATCATCGCCGAAGTCCAAGACACAGTCGATGTGTCCGGCCTCGACCAAGCCGTTGCCTCTGGCGTCTGTTCACCCGTCGCTTTCTTGGCAGCCGACGACGTTTCTGCGCGGACCTTCTACCTCGGCGTCGACGGGCGCCCAGGACAACGTAGCCGCGAACCTCGATGTCATTCGACCAGACGAGCTGCTGGCGTGTTCCGAGGGCTTGGGCGAAGAAGGGAACGTGCTGCTCGTCGGGCCCTCAGGCGCTGGCAAGTCGGTCCTACTCTGGCGTGCGGCACGCGACCTTATCCCTGCAGCACGGGTCTTGCGCGTGAAGCGCGTTCAAGACGAGGACGACGCACGAGCCCTCAGCCGGCATGTTCACCTGCTCCGTCCTAACGGCATCTCACCGGTCGTGGTGGTTGCTGACGACCTAGGGCGACCGCACATGACAGATTGGCCGCGCGCCGCACAGCTGCTCCGCGAAATTCCGTCAGCGCTGCTGCTTGGCGCTGCGCGTGCTGAGGATTTTTCACCGAATCTCCTGGTCGGAGCTACTCGCGTCATCGAACCGACTCTCGACCCACTCCTAGCGGATGCCTTGGCCGCGCGCCTGCGCGAACAGGACATTGCACTCCGAATGGAACCCGAGGAGGCATTCGACCGATCGGAAGGCCTGCTCATGGAGTACGTCGCGCTTCTCACCACAGGCCAGCGGCTACGACAGGTGCTGGCCACCCAAGTCATCGCCCTGCAAGATCCCAGCCGACGAACCCAGCGGGAAGCAGCGCGTCTTGTCACCACGGCGCACACCCTCGGGCTCACCTTGAGGGCGGATAGCCTGGGTTCGGTGCTGGCCGAAGGTCCTGGGATGGGTCAAGTGGCGGAGGTGGGGGACGCCCTCGGTGTGCTACGAGACGAACACATCGCGACCCGTGACGGTGATACGTGGCGCGGACTTCACGAACTTCGCTCCAAGACAATCAGCGAACTCCTCCACGAAAACCCGCCGCCGCGGGTCGGCAGCACGCTCGCTCGCGTCGCAGCCTTAATTGACCCCGCGTACGCCGGGTGGATGCTGCGGCGGGTCGCCGAGAGCCATGCTGATTGCGTCGCAGAAGTAGTCACCGACCTCGCGAAGTCTCTCGAGACCGCTGGGGCAAGCGCAGGTGAACTAGCAGCATTCTTGGAAGGCGCTGAGCGCGCAGATAATGCCCTTTACGTTAGTGCCACCCTACCAATTCTCGAAAGACAGCGACCGCCGCATTTGCCTATCGACCAACTCGCATTCTTGATCTATCCGCAACGCAACCAAGGACTAGGCTTCGACGAGATTGGCGTGACACAGTTCGACCAGGCGGTCCGTCGCATCAAGCACCTGGCCGAGCAGTTGCCGCTGAGGCACGACTACGCCAACACGCTCCGAGCCGCATGCTCTGCGCTCGAGATCGAGAGTTTCCGCAACATCGTTGATAACGCCGAGCCACTCGATGTCGTCCGCGTTCTCGAAGCGGGTCACCCGCATCTGCACGTCCCTGCCGACCTCGTCCGAGCCCTAATTGCGCGTTCATCAGCGCCTAGCGACCCCTGGACAGCGACGGCATGGTCCCGCTTGATCGCCGCCTGCGCCGCGCATCTCTCACCATCCGAGACCATGGAGATCCTCGGTTCCCCGAGCGCTCGGGTTCGAACGATATGCGCGGCAGACCCCTCGATACTCGACGCAACGGTCGACGAGGCCGCTGCATCCGTCAGTGTCACCCGACTGCTCCCGAGCAATCTTGAGGAGGAACGCCCGCTGCTACTGCCGTGGGATATCCCCAAGGCCGACACCCACGACGCCCTGAACGAGTCCACCGTCGCGTGCATCGCACGGCTGAAGGACGCTTGCCCCGAGCTGCAGCGCTTCGAGATCGCTACGGTCACTGCGTCAGGAGACCCGTATCGGCTCAGAGACATTGAGCCGGGCCACAAGAACATGCTGCGGGCTCGCTTCCCCGAACGGGCGTCGGTGCGCCAAGCGGTCGGCTATCAGGCCGCTCTTCGCCGCGCCACCTCATCCGACACCTGGACCGAGGTGGTGGGCATCCAAGTCGCTGCCGCGGCCGATTTAGCAACGGCAGCCAGAGAGCTACCTCTGAGATTCAAGCCGCACGACCACGCACGGCGCAGGATTGCGTGGCGCGCCCGCATCGACGACGTTCGCGACCGTCTGGGCGCCTTACGCCCGTCCCCGATTCCGCCAAGGTCGGAGGTCGCCACGGCACAGGCTCTCGACGACAGCGCAGACCGCAGCCAGGACGAGACGACGAGCGTTCTGCGTGCCGTCCTCAATGCACTGGACAGTTCCTGTCCTGCTGACAACAGGAAGACCCCGACCGTTCTAGGCAGCGCCATCGCATTACGTGAAGCCGCGGACAAAATCGACCACGCGCGCGTGGCCAGTCAGACCCGTATACAAGGCTGGGGAGCTGTTTTTCCCGACGACCTTAGTGACGCCTTGCGACGCAGCGCGGACCTAGCAGCTGCTCTTCACCGTCGGCCGGCCCTAGCAAGGCTCGTGCGCGCCCAAAACCCACTCGAGTCAGCTGTCGAAATTTGGACGACGATCAGAGACGAGGAGCAGGCACAGGCAGGAGAAGTACTGAGTGGGCTTCTAGCGCCCGTGCCACAAGTCACGCATGAACTTGTCGAGGACCCCGCCCCGGCATCGTGGGGGCTGGACTCACGAAGCTGGGTCGTCATGACGCCACCACACGCGCTTGATGAGACTCTGGCGTTACTAGAGACGCTGGATGACTCCGCGCGCGAACAAGTCGGACCGCATCTGGTGGTGCTGTGTGTCGCCGACGACGCCCCCCCGACCGCGGCCGCGATCGATCCCGCTTCCCCGTCGGGCGAGAGCCAGCGGGTCTCTCTGGGATTCGGCTTCCAACTTGGCTCCCGGCCTTCAGCCAGTCCTTTGCCCCTCCCACCGGAGATGGTGCGCGGGTGGTCTCATGCTGCTGGCGTCCCACTTCTGGAGCCCGCTGCCTCGCCGGCGGAAATTGCCCTACAACTCGTCGGGCGTTCTCACGAGGCGGCGCGGCGAAGAATGCGCCGCCTTCCAGACCCCGCCGCCGCGAACAGAGGAACGCCCCCGGAGACCTGGGCAGGCGCACGCGGTCCGGGGCCAAGTCGGCCTCGGGTCTATGGATCGGCTCAGTCTGATGCCGCCATCTCCCTACTGAAGCGACATGTGGCCAGCGAGGAGCAGGGGGCGGCCTCCGCCTACCTGTCCGAGGTGGTGCTCAGGCCGGTCACAGGAGCCGCCATCGATCCGCCAGCCCAAGAACTGCTCGGCGCGCTAGCCGTACTCCACCTTGATGGGTTGGCCGACGCAGGCCCCGAGGGCGGCGGCGCTGAGGCTCCTGACAGGGCCACCGAGAACACCAGCCGGGGGCGAAAAGACTCAGGAACCGGGAGCGTCTGATGGACGCACGCTCGGAGCTCATTAGTGTGATGGGCCCGGACGGCCCGCGTCGGGCGAGCGAAGCGGATCTGCGGAGAAGTACAACCGGGTGGCGCCTGACGGAAGCCACCCCTACAGGTATCGCCGAGATGCTCAAGACGTCTCGAGATTTATATTGCTCTGCAGTCACGTACTACGACTTCTTCGTCGTTGGCGTCGTTTGGTCATTGATGGCAGTCGAAGGCGCCTTGCGCGAACGCTACGCCGCGGACGATAAGGTCCGTCTCTTTCAACTTATCAAGCGGGCTCAGACGGAAGGCCTGATGGAAGAGGCCTGGATCGAGCGACTTGAGGCCGCCAGAAAGCTTCGGAACGGGTTTGTGCACGCGCGACAGACGGGCGCATGGTCTCCCGGTATGGCCAGCGGAGCCATTGCGGCGAGCCATGAACTCGTGGCACGGTTGCTTCCTGACGAGGACCCTCCCTGCTCCTGACCGCCCGCGCTGGTAACAAGCGGGGTTAGTGCCAGCGGCGAGGCTCGCTACCCGGCGCCGGCAAACGTGTGTACGACTGACTAGGAGAAACTGGGGGCTGGGCCGCCACTCAAAGGAGACCGCACGACTGATCTCGTTGTCGCCGCGGCTGACCCGGCCGCAGGCCCTTAGCCTCACCCGTATGCGAGCCGTACAGATCACCCGCTTCGGCGGCCCAGAAGTTCTCGACATCGTCGACCTGCCCGATCCCGTCGCAGGACCGGGTCAGCAGCTCTACGAAGTGAGTGCCGCAGGAGTTAACTTTGCCGACACCCACCAGGTGGAGAACTCCTACCTCGCGGCCCAGACGCTGCCGCTCGTCCCCGGCGCGGAGTTCGTCGGCACCCCGGTGGGCGGCGGTCAGCGGGTCGTCGGGCTGCTGGACGGCGGCGGCTACGCCGAGCGCGTCGCCGCGGTCGACCGGCTGTCCTGGGCGGTCCCGGACGGTGTGACCGACGAGCAGGCCCTCGCCGTCGTCCTGCAGGGCACCACCGCGTGGCACCTGCTGCGCACCTCGGCCCACCTGGCCGCGGGCGAGACCGTCGTCGTCGTCGCCGGCGCCGGCGGGGTCGGCTCGCTCGCGGTGCAGCTGGCCAAGCGGTGGGGCGCCGGGCGGGTCATCGCCACCGCGTCGAGCGCGGAGAAGCGCGAACTCACCCAGACCCTGGGCGCCGACGCGACCGTCGACCCGGCGCTGGCCGAGGGCGACCCGAAGACCTTCACCGCGGCCCTCCGGGAGGCCAACGGCGGCAAGCCGGTCGACGTCGTCCTGGAGATGACCGGCGGGCCGGTGTTCGACGGCGCGTTGTCCGCGCTGGCCCCGTTCGGCCGGCTGGTCGCCTACGGCATGGCGGCCCGCACGCCCCCGTCGCCGGTGCAGGCCCCTGCGCTCATGCAGAAGTCCCGCGCCGTCATCGGGTTCTGGCTGGCGCACTGCATGGCGGCTCCGGAGATGCTCGACGTCGCCATGGGCGAGCTGCTGCCGATGGTCGCCGCCGGGGAGCTGCAGCCGATCAGCGGCGGCCGGTACCCGCTGACCGCCGTCCGCGAGGCGCACCAGGACATCCTGTCCCGGCGCACCACCGGCAAGCTGAGCCTCGACCCCAGCCGCTGACCCCAGCCGCTAGAGCGGGTCGAGCAGGCGCTGCAGGAACTGCTGGGTGCGCTGCTCGCGCGGCTCGACGAGCACCTGCGACGGCGGCCCCTGTTCGACCACGACGCCGCCGTCCAGGAAGAGCACCTGGTCGGCCACCTGCCGGGCGAACCGCATCTCGTGGGTGACCACGACCATCGTCCAGCCCTCGGCGGCCAGCGACTGCATCACCCGCAGCACCTCACCGACCAGCTCGGGGTCCAGTGCGCTGGTCGGCTCGTCGAAGAGCACCACCCGCGGCTTGGTGGCCAGGGCACGGGCGATGCCCACCCGCTGCTGCTGGCCACCGGACAGCTGCACCGGGTAGGCGTCCGCCTTGTCCGCCAGCCCCACCCGGGCCAGCAGCTCGCAGGCCTCGGTGCGCGCCTCGTCGCGGGGCCGGTGCTGGGCGAGCACCGGGCCGGACGTCACGTTCTCCAGCACGGTGAGGTGCGGGAACAGGTTGTGCGCCTGGAAGACCATCCCGCTCTGGTCGCGCAGCCGGGACACCGCCTTGGTGCCGGGCCGGTCGGCCCAGTCCAGCGCGACGTCGCCGACCCGGACCGTGCCGGACTCCGGTGTCTCCAGCCCGTTCAGGCTGCGCAGCACCGTGGTCTTGCCCGACCCGGACGGGCCGATCAGGCAGGTCACCGACCCGGAGGGGACGACGACGTCGACGCCCCGCAGCACCTGGTTGTCCCCGAAGGACTTGACCAGCCCGCGGGCCTCGAGCAGCGGCGCGCTCACGCGGCCACGTACCGGGACAGCCGGGTCTCCAGCCGGGTCTGACCGAAGGACAGCACGAGGCACACCACCCAGTAGTAGACGGCCGCCAGGCCGTAGAGCGTGAAGAACTCGAAGCTCGGCGCCGCGATCTCCTGGGCCGTGCGCAGCAGCTCGGTGACCGTGATCGCCGAGACCAGCGACGTGTCCTTGACCAGCGAGATGAGCGTGTTGCTCAACGAGGGGACGGCGATGCGGGAGGCCTGGGGCAGCACCACGCGGCGCAGGGTGGTCGTCCGACCCATCCCCACCGTCATGGCCGCCTCCCACTGCCCGCGCGGCACGGCGAGGATCGCCCCGCGCACCGCCTCGGAGGCGTAGCCGCCCACGTTCAGGGTCAGCGCGATGATCGCGCTGGGCCACGGGTCGATCGTCAGCCCGAGCGACGGCAGCCCGAAGAACACGATGAACAGCTGCAGGAGCAGCGGCGTCCCCCGGATCACCGAGACGTAGGCCCGGGCCACCCCCGACACCAGCCGGCGGCCCGAGAGCCGCATCAGCGCCAGCAGCACCGCCAGGGCCAGCCCCAGCACGAAGCTGACGACGGTCAGCGGGATCGTCCCGCGGATCAGGCCCTCGGCCAGCGGCCAGAGGCTGCTGCGGACCAGCTCCCAGTCGATCCCGTTCACTGCCCCGCCGCCCGGTGCATCACTGGCCGCTGACGTCCTCGCCGAAGTACCGCTCGGAGATCTCGGCCAGCGTGCCGTCGGCGCGGAGCGACTCCAGCGCGTCGTCGACGCGGGACTGCAGGTCGGTCTCGTCCTGCCGGAAGACCAGGGCCTGCTCGCTGGGCTCGTCGATCTCGGCGGCGATCTTCACGTCCTCGTCACCGGTGGTCGCCTGGTACTCCAGGAAGGCCAGGCTGTCGTTGATCGTGACGTCCACGCGCTCCTGCTTGAGCAGCGTGATCGCCTGGGTGAAGCCCTCGACGGCCTCGATCTGGGCCCCGGCGGCGGTGGCGGTCTCGTAGAAGGAGCTGGTGAGCGACTGGGCGCTCGTCTTCCCCGCGACGTCGGCCAGCGAGGTCACGCTGTCGTCGTCGGCCCGGGTGATGACCACACCGGTCGACACGGTGTAGGGCGTGGAGAAGAGGTAGGACTCCTCGCGCTCGGGGTTGATCGACACCTGGTTGGCGATGACGTCGTACCGGTCGGCCTCGAGGCCGGCGAAGATCGAGTCGAACGTGGTCTCGCTGAACTCGACCTCCATGCCGAGCTCCTCGCCCACCGCGCGGGCCACCTCGACGTCGTAGCCGGTGAGCTCGTCGGTGTCCGGGTCGTGGAAGGAGAAGGGCGCGTACGTGCCCTCGGTGGCCACCCGCAGCACGTCGGCGTCGCCGCCTGAGCCTGCGTCGTCGGAGCCCCCGCTGCAGGCGGACAGCACCAGTGCGGAGGCCAGGGCGACGGTCAGGGACAAACGGGTGCGCACGATGAGCTCCGGGGGTTCGGGCGGGACGGGTGGGGCGGACGCCCCCAGCCCACAACCGGTCCGGGCCCGGGGCATTCCGCCGGGTGGCGGGTCGCACACGGCGGCTACAGCAGGCGGTTGGTCCAGAGCAGGGAGAGGACGACGCCGAGGAAGGCGAAGAGGACGCCCCCGCGCACGAACCAGGGGCTGATGTCCTGGGGCTCGCTGACGTAGCCGATCTGGCTGCCCAGGTCGGCGTAGACCTGCTCGAGCTCCTCGGCGCTGGCTGCCTCGGAGTAGGAGCCGCCGGTCTGGTCGGCGATGGACTCCAGGGTGGCCCGGTCGACCGGGACCGGGACGGTCTCCCCCTCCAGGTCCAGGGTGCCGAAGTCGGTGCCGAACGCGATCGTCGAGACCGGGATCTGGGCGCCGATCGCGGCCTCCACGGCCTGGGTGTCGGGGCGGCCGACGGTGTTGTAGCCGTCGGACAGCAGGATCACCCGGGCCGGGGCGGCCTCCTCACCGGTGTCCTCCAGCGAGGACTGGTAGTTCTGGATCGCGGTGAGCGAGGTGAACACCGCCTCACCGATCGCGGTGGACTCGGCCAGCTCCAGGTTGTCGATCGCCGTCCGCACCGAGGCCCGGTCGGTCGTCGGGGTGACCAGCGTGGTGGCCGAGCCCGCGAAGGACACCAGCCCCAGGTTGATCCGCTCCGGGAGGATGTCCACGAACTGCTTGGCCGCGGTCTGCATCGCGGCGAACCGGTCGGGCTCGATGTCGGTGGCCTGCATGGACAGCGACACGTCGACGGCCATGATCACCGTGGCCCGCTCCCGGGGCACCCGCACCTCGGTGGAGGGCTGGGCCAGCGAGAGCACCAGCGCGCCGAGGGCGACCACGACCAGGCCGAAGGAGAGGTGCCGCCGCCAGCCGGGCCGCTTGGGCACCAGCGAACCGAGCATCGCCACGTTGGTGAACCGGGCGGCGTACGTCTTCCGGCGCAGCTGCATCACCACGTAGAACGCGGCGAGCGCCAGCACGGCGAGCAGGCCCAACAGCCACAGCGGGGACTGGAACGTCATCGGGAGGCCCCTCCGGCGCCGGCGCGGCGGCGGTCGGCGACGAACCGCACCACGTCGGTCACCCAGTCTCGGTCGGTGCGCAGTTGCAGGTGCCCGGCACCGCAGCGGCGCAGGGTGGCGGCGATCTGGCGGCGCTGGGCGGCGGCGCCCTCGGCGAACTTCCGGCGCACCTCGGCGTTGCCGGTGGGCACCTCGAGGGTCTGCCCGGTCTCCGGGTCGACGACCGTCAGGAGCCCGACGTCGGCCAGCTCCAGCTCACGCGGGTCGAGCACCTCCACGGCCAGCAGCTCGTGCCGGCTGGACAGCCCGCGCAGCGGCCGCTCCCAGTCGGCGTCTCCGAGGAAGTCCGAGACCACGCACACCAGCCCCCGCCGGCGGGGCGGACGGCGCAGCGTCTCCAGCGCCGCGGCCAGGTCGCCGCGGCGTCCCCCGGCGGCCCGCGGCGTGGCCACGACCTGACGGAGCAGCCGGTCGGCGGCCAGCCGGCCGGGCAGCGCCGGGTACCTGTCCACCCGTTCGCCGGTGGTGACCACGGCGCCCAGCCGGTTGCCGTCGCGCACGGTGAGGTGGCTGACCGCGGCCAGCCCGGCGATCGCC
This sequence is a window from Geodermatophilaceae bacterium NBWT11. Protein-coding genes within it:
- a CDS encoding amino acid ABC transporter permease translates to MNGIDWELVRSSLWPLAEGLIRGTIPLTVVSFVLGLALAVLLALMRLSGRRLVSGVARAYVSVIRGTPLLLQLFIVFFGLPSLGLTIDPWPSAIIALTLNVGGYASEAVRGAILAVPRGQWEAAMTVGMGRTTTLRRVVLPQASRIAVPSLSNTLISLVKDTSLVSAITVTELLRTAQEIAAPSFEFFTLYGLAAVYYWVVCLVLSFGQTRLETRLSRYVAA
- a CDS encoding zinc-binding dehydrogenase; protein product: MRAVQITRFGGPEVLDIVDLPDPVAGPGQQLYEVSAAGVNFADTHQVENSYLAAQTLPLVPGAEFVGTPVGGGQRVVGLLDGGGYAERVAAVDRLSWAVPDGVTDEQALAVVLQGTTAWHLLRTSAHLAAGETVVVVAGAGGVGSLAVQLAKRWGAGRVIATASSAEKRELTQTLGADATVDPALAEGDPKTFTAALREANGGKPVDVVLEMTGGPVFDGALSALAPFGRLVAYGMAARTPPSPVQAPALMQKSRAVIGFWLAHCMAAPEMLDVAMGELLPMVAAGELQPISGGRYPLTAVREAHQDILSRRTTGKLSLDPSR
- a CDS encoding amino acid ABC transporter substrate-binding protein, which produces MPRARTGCGLGASAPPVPPEPPELIVRTRLSLTVALASALVLSACSGGSDDAGSGGDADVLRVATEGTYAPFSFHDPDTDELTGYDVEVARAVGEELGMEVEFSETTFDSIFAGLEADRYDVIANQVSINPEREESYLFSTPYTVSTGVVITRADDDSVTSLADVAGKTSAQSLTSSFYETATAAGAQIEAVEGFTQAITLLKQERVDVTINDSLAFLEYQATTGDEDVKIAAEIDEPSEQALVFRQDETDLQSRVDDALESLRADGTLAEISERYFGEDVSGQ
- a CDS encoding Zn-dependent oxidoreductase, with the translated sequence MRAVQITRFGGPEVLDVVDLPDPDPVPGLGQRLYDVSSAGVNYADTHQEQALPVTAAGFGS
- a CDS encoding amino acid ABC transporter ATP-binding protein, whose protein sequence is MSAPLLEARGLVKSFGDNQVLRGVDVVVPSGSVTCLIGPSGSGKTTVLRSLNGLETPESGTVRVGDVALDWADRPGTKAVSRLRDQSGMVFQAHNLFPHLTVLENVTSGPVLAQHRPRDEARTEACELLARVGLADKADAYPVQLSGGQQQRVGIARALATKPRVVLFDEPTSALDPELVGEVLRVMQSLAAEGWTMVVVTHEMRFARQVADQVLFLDGGVVVEQGPPSQVLVEPREQRTQQFLQRLLDPL
- a CDS encoding DUF58 domain-containing protein produces the protein MGRSAGSAASRDPAAAVPPAGLRRRTAVGVSPRRRLDAEPTAVPPPTHFGDGGNADVLLRRLELTVRRRLDGLLQGDHLGLVPGSGTEAGDSRSYHPGDDVRRMDWFVTARTQTPYVRETIADRELETWVVLDLSASLDFGTADCEKRDLAIAGLAAVSHLTVRDGNRLGAVVTTGERVDRYPALPGRLAADRLLRQVVATPRAAGGRRGDLAAALETLRRPPRRRGLVCVVSDFLGDADWERPLRGLSSRHELLAVEVLDPRELELADVGLLTVVDPETGQTLEVPTGNAEVRRKFAEGAAAQRRQIAATLRRCGAGHLQLRTDRDWVTDVVRFVADRRRAGAGGASR
- a CDS encoding VWA domain-containing protein → MTFQSPLWLLGLLAVLALAAFYVVMQLRRKTYAARFTNVAMLGSLVPKRPGWRRHLSFGLVVVALGALVLSLAQPSTEVRVPRERATVIMAVDVSLSMQATDIEPDRFAAMQTAAKQFVDILPERINLGLVSFAGSATTLVTPTTDRASVRTAIDNLELAESTAIGEAVFTSLTAIQNYQSSLEDTGEEAAPARVILLSDGYNTVGRPDTQAVEAAIGAQIPVSTIAFGTDFGTLDLEGETVPVPVDRATLESIADQTGGSYSEAASAEELEQVYADLGSQIGYVSEPQDISPWFVRGGVLFAFLGVVLSLLWTNRLL